One genomic region from Granulimonas faecalis encodes:
- a CDS encoding MarR family winged helix-turn-helix transcriptional regulator — protein MDNVEAHRIDSTLLDIKCLGHYLYFHGRGVSGKPQILCALFESGGVKTQRELGDRFGIKASSLSEVLAKMEACGYVVRTRDADDSRKLIVKLTEAGAAEAEAEIARRDRFRAWSLSCLSPTEQEQLQGLLDRVLDHWKQKDWKELDD, from the coding sequence ATGGACAACGTCGAGGCGCACCGCATCGACTCCACCTTGCTCGACATCAAGTGCCTGGGCCACTACCTGTACTTTCATGGAAGAGGCGTCTCGGGAAAGCCCCAGATCCTCTGCGCCCTCTTCGAGAGCGGGGGCGTCAAGACCCAGCGGGAGCTCGGCGACCGCTTCGGCATCAAGGCCAGCTCCCTCTCGGAGGTCCTGGCCAAGATGGAGGCCTGCGGCTACGTGGTCAGGACCCGCGACGCCGACGACAGCCGCAAGCTCATCGTGAAGCTCACCGAGGCGGGGGCCGCCGAGGCCGAGGCCGAGATCGCGCGCCGGGACCGGTTCAGGGCATGGAGCCTCTCCTGCCTCTCCCCCACCGAGCAGGAGCAGCTGCAGGGGCTGCTCGACCGGGTGCTCGACCACTGGAAGCAGAAAGACTGGAAGGAGCTGGATGATTAA